One segment of Candidatus Falkowbacteria bacterium DNA contains the following:
- a CDS encoding valine--tRNA ligase, giving the protein MIDLPKAYDHSLVEGDISDKWEKANAFKPNQDESKEPFCILFPPANVTGVLHLGHALTVAIQDIMVRFHRMKGFNTLYIPGTDHAAIATQAKVEAELYKKEKKTRRDFSREDFLKLVEQFAANSQTTILSQLKQLGASVDWSRLAYTLDETRTIAVRTAFKRLFDQGLIYRGSRLVNWDPKLQTNVSDDEIDWKEETTNFYYLKYGPFTISTARPETKFGDKYVVMNPKDKRYAAYEHGQKIEVEWINGPVTATIIKDEIVDMEFGTGVMTITPAHDAVDYDLAKKYDLDIEPVIDLRGCLLPIASEFAGQHINKVRPLIIEKLEQKGLLEKVETNYVHRIAINSRGGGTIEPQIREQWFMAVDKPFVLEHSEIDGIASGSSVTLKQLMRQVIESEQIKIIPGYFSKTYFHWIDNLHDWCISRQIIFGHQIPVWYRASAEASAGKSDREMFVGLSRPDGDDWEQDSDTLDTWFSSGLWTFSTLGWPEKTADLKMFHPNTLIETGYDILFFWVARMILMSGSLLGQIPFKTIYLHGLVRDSERQKMSKSSGNVIDPLDIMKKYGTDALRFSLVYANAGGTDMAFMEDRVKGMKHFANKLWNISRFVVSNTLTGDNKTEDFSSAEKPTTLTEADKQIMEKLETVRNEVTNYIETFRFNEAAQAIYQFVWHEFADKYIEASKEQLRDETLALNTKIISMYCLKTSLKILHPFMPFITEYIWSLLDTKTLLVSEKWPD; this is encoded by the coding sequence ATGATAGATCTACCAAAGGCTTATGATCATTCTTTAGTTGAGGGTGATATTAGCGATAAGTGGGAAAAAGCTAATGCTTTTAAGCCAAATCAGGATGAATCAAAAGAACCATTTTGTATTTTATTTCCACCGGCCAATGTAACCGGTGTACTTCATTTAGGTCATGCTTTAACAGTTGCTATTCAAGATATCATGGTTCGCTTTCATCGAATGAAAGGTTTTAATACTTTATATATTCCCGGCACTGATCACGCGGCGATTGCCACCCAAGCTAAAGTTGAAGCCGAACTTTATAAGAAAGAGAAAAAAACTCGTCGTGATTTTTCACGTGAAGACTTTTTAAAATTAGTTGAACAATTTGCGGCTAATTCGCAAACCACAATTCTTAGTCAGCTTAAGCAACTCGGCGCCAGTGTTGATTGGAGTCGCTTAGCTTATACGCTTGATGAAACAAGAACTATTGCAGTACGCACAGCCTTTAAAAGACTGTTTGATCAAGGTTTGATTTATCGTGGTTCACGTTTAGTAAACTGGGATCCAAAATTACAAACCAACGTGTCCGATGATGAAATAGATTGGAAAGAAGAAACAACAAATTTTTATTATCTTAAGTACGGTCCATTCACAATTAGCACCGCTCGTCCCGAAACAAAGTTTGGTGATAAGTATGTTGTAATGAATCCCAAAGACAAACGTTATGCAGCCTATGAGCATGGACAAAAAATTGAAGTTGAATGGATTAACGGTCCGGTTACAGCCACGATTATAAAGGATGAAATTGTTGACATGGAATTTGGTACTGGTGTTATGACAATTACTCCAGCGCATGATGCTGTCGACTATGACTTGGCAAAAAAATACGATTTAGATATTGAACCAGTCATTGATTTACGCGGTTGCTTATTGCCGATTGCTAGTGAATTCGCTGGTCAACATATAAATAAAGTTAGGCCATTAATTATTGAAAAATTAGAGCAAAAAGGCTTGCTAGAGAAAGTTGAAACAAACTATGTTCACCGCATTGCGATTAATAGTCGCGGCGGCGGAACAATTGAACCCCAAATTCGTGAACAATGGTTTATGGCGGTTGATAAGCCTTTTGTTCTAGAACACTCAGAAATAGACGGAATTGCCTCTGGTTCTTCGGTTACTTTAAAGCAACTTATGCGCCAGGTAATAGAATCTGAACAAATAAAAATTATTCCTGGTTATTTTTCAAAAACCTATTTCCACTGGATTGATAACTTACATGATTGGTGTATTTCTAGACAAATTATTTTTGGTCATCAAATTCCTGTCTGGTACCGCGCCTCCGCTGAAGCTTCGGCGGGCAAGTCTGATAGAGAAATGTTTGTCGGCTTAAGTAGACCGGACGGTGATGATTGGGAACAAGATTCAGATACGCTCGATACTTGGTTCTCATCTGGGCTTTGGACTTTTTCAACTTTAGGTTGGCCAGAAAAAACTGCTGACTTAAAAATGTTTCATCCCAACACTCTTATCGAAACAGGTTATGATATTTTATTCTTCTGGGTTGCACGCATGATTTTAATGTCAGGTAGTCTTTTAGGACAAATTCCTTTTAAAACAATTTATTTGCATGGTTTAGTTAGAGACTCTGAAAGACAAAAAATGAGTAAGAGTAGCGGTAATGTAATTGATCCACTTGATATAATGAAGAAGTACGGAACCGACGCTCTAAGATTTTCGCTTGTGTATGCCAACGCTGGTGGAACCGATATGGCATTCATGGAAGATCGCGTTAAGGGCATGAAACATTTTGCTAATAAGCTTTGGAACATTTCAAGATTTGTTGTGTCCAATACTTTGACAGGGGATAACAAGACTGAAGATTTTTCAAGCGCTGAAAAGCCAACTACTTTAACCGAAGCTGATAAACAGATAATGGAAAAATTAGAAACAGTTAGAAATGAAGTAACTAATTACATTGAAACATTTAGATTTAATGAAGCCGCTCAAGCAATTTATCAATTTGTTTGGCATGAATTTGCTGATAAATACATTGAAGCCAGCAAGGAACA